Proteins from one Acanthopagrus latus isolate v.2019 chromosome 18, fAcaLat1.1, whole genome shotgun sequence genomic window:
- the apool gene encoding MICOS complex subunit MIC27 — translation MAAKVAIVAVPTVLSIASIRVYTVREVPTDGLVPRGELNIYTPVPSSAQAQFVPESPGLLQSGITTTRESILPFFQAVKGACLSVKRGSVNLYHAGEDVFYYLKDPPPEFLPRFGTITMAGLLGMFLARKGSRFKRVAVPIGLMSVGTSVCYPAQAVAVVKVTGKKVYAAGKWSSATVSSLLTPKPQEPATETVASEPQAAKVPNLESAVTEEASAQSSTITETEVESAESVHVSDEPVVPSVSEEVSSLTLAEISTDQTSPDTNTDPVAESVPAETKTTTASEEIPAPAESEEPSDTKQAAENGSIDTSPAESTPSIEPVASVEAATAESAPVEAAPVESTPVAPAPDESAPVAAVEAAAVEAAAVEAAAVEAAPVEAAPVEAAPVEAASVEAAPVEAASVEAAPVEAASVEAASVEAAPVEAAAVEAAPVEAAPVEAASVEAASVEAATVEAAAEAAPMEAAPVEAASIEAAVVEVAPVEVAPVEVAPVEASPEEEVKSVPSSEEPVPIVESAEPAPQPESADPPQVAAVEESPTLTPPLPQEPAAENSKGGSSFKPDPTLMDFGQSNPEDEDLYSTRS, via the exons ATGGCGGCCAAG GTGGCGATAGTGGCCGTCCCGACGGTGCTGAGCATAGCCTCCATCCGAGTGTATACTGTGAGGGAGGTGCCCACTGATGGGCTGGTTCCTCGAGGAGAG CTGAACATCTACACCCCAGTGCCATCGTCTGCCCAGGCTCAGTTTGTTCCAGAGAGTCCGGGGCTTCTTCAGAGTGGGATAACCACAACGAGAGAGAGCATACTACCATTTTTCCAGGCTGTTAAG GgtgcctgtctctctgtgaaAAGGGGAAGTGTAAATCTCTACCATGCAGGGGAGG ATGTGTTCTATTACTTGAAAGACCCACCCCCAGAGTTTCTACCCAGATTTGGTACCATCACCATGGCTGGCCTGCTTGGCATGTTCTTGGCACGGAAAG GCTCTCGTTTCAAGAGGGTAGCAGTTCCAATAGGCCTGATGAGTGTAGGTACTTCAGTCTGCTACCCAGCCCAGGCAGTGGCCGTTGTAAAG gtGACGGGTAAAAAGGTGTATGCGGCAGGAAAGTGGAGCAGTGCCACAGTGTCTTCACTGCTCACCCCAAAGCCCCAGGAGCCTGCCACAGAGACTGTTGCTTCAGAACCACAG GCAGCTAAAGTGCCAAATCTAGAGTCTGCAGTAACCGAGGAAGCCTCAGCCCAGAGCTCTACAATCACAGAAACAGAGGTGGAATCAGCCGAGTCTGTTCATGTCTCTGATGAGCCCGTTGTCCCCAGCGTATCAGAGGAGGTTTCATCGTTAACACTCGCAGAGATATCTACCGACCAGACCTCTCCAGACACCAACACAG ATCCAGTGGCAGAGTCAGTgccagcagagacaaagaccaCCACAGCCTCAGAGGAAATACCTGCACCTGCTGAAAGTGAGGAGCcttcagacacaaaacaagcagcagagaATGGCTCTATTGATACCAGCCCAGCTGAGTCCACACCGAGCATAGAGCCAGTCGCTTCAGTGGAGGCTGCTACAGCTGAGTCTGCTCCTGTGGAAGCTGCACCAGTAGAGTCTACTCCAGTAGCACCTGCACCAGATGAGTCTGCTCCAGTAGCAGCAGTGGAGGCCGCAGCAGTGGAGGCCGCAGCAGTGGAGGCCGCAGCAGTGGAGGCCGCTCCAGTGGAGGCCGCTCCAGTGGAGGCCGCTCCAGTGGAGGCCGCTTCAGTGGAGGCCGCTCCAGTGGAGGCCGCTTCAGTGGAGGCCGCTCCAGTGGAGGCCGCTTCAGTGGAGGCCGCTTCAGTAGAGGCCGCTCCAGTGGAGGCCGCAGCAGTGGAGGCCGCTCCAGTGGAGGCCGCTCCAGTGGAGGCCGCTTCAGTGGAGGCCGCTTCAGTAGAGGCCGCTACAGTAGAGGCCGCTGCAGAGGCTGCTCCAATGGAAGCTGCTCCAGTGGAGGCTGCTTCTATAGAGGCTGCTGTAGTAGAGGTCGCTCCAGTTGAGGTCGCTCCAGTTGAGGTTGCTCCAGTGGAGGCCTCTCCAGAGGAGGAAGTCAAATCAGTTCCTTCATCTGAAGAACCAG TGCCCATTGTTGAATCAGCTGAACCTGCCCCTCAACCTGAGTCAGCTGACCCACCACAAGTTGCCGCTGTGGAGGAGTCACCAACACTCACACCACCACTTCCTCAGGaacctgctgcagaaaacagcaAAG